TGGACGGCGCGACGATGGATTGCTGCGCCTGCGGCGCGCAACGACGACTTCTCGACAGGCCGATGGCCTGATCGGTAATCCAGGGGCAACGCCATGCACGATTGGTTTTTTTCTGGATTTCCGATCGCGCTTAGCGCGTCGGGCATGACATCGGGCGAGGCCTGCATTTGGCGGCGCGATAGAGGCGCGCGCTAATTGCTGTCGCTGGGCAGACCCGGGATCGGCAGAATCTCGATTCCCTCTTCGAGCAGCGCCTTCGCTTCTTCGAAGGTGGCGCGACCGCGGATGGCGCGTCGCTCGGTCTCGCCGTCCTCCATGGCGCGCGCCTCCTCGGGGAAGCGGTCGCCGACGTCTTCGGTATGCGCGACCACCGTGTCGTGCAGTTCGCGCA
Above is a genomic segment from Methylocystis rosea containing:
- a CDS encoding DUF1178 family protein, with product MIRYSLICDAGHSFDSWFRDSAGFEKQAAEGQIACPFCDSTKITRDVMAPHIAKPRDDAAHDLRVKLRELHDTVVAHTEDVGDRFPEEARAMEDGETERRAIRGRATFEEAKALLEEGIEILPIPGLPSDSN